A single window of Paenibacillus sp. SYP-B4298 DNA harbors:
- a CDS encoding S-layer homology domain-containing protein gives MKRTLVLLLAFVLTMTANISGLQAVAAAASAPEVTVLQNDFVKVTVNNSTGRFSIRTVEGQPIRKKDQNVDMLFQGDNPETSFTTFRIDGTDYIFGNPYKFGANFFSEITAPVIVNNTDGTRQIETVWKIKGVEIKQILLLYSDASNKKNAGNVNIRYEVVNRSGAKVELGSRILLDTMVAGNDGPQFQIGTAYRAPLLVERKLVHDPKAELGVKDEDVNFYKLPPYWVMRDQLDLSNPLATNVVAYGFNNIAEANINLVDEMIVGHWNGLANTKWDYNINSNLDFTRDTNDYGTADSAVAFYWKPKALDNQKVQTFETIYGLGEIIEPDKMFSIRYIDPVQQLATLQDNSDYVNEGIFDIIAEVENIASYNKEHSKISAELSLQSGLNFVKVDEEGKIIRDANGKAQIEAFRSKSLEFLKPATPEEAAQGIEPKYKPGDTITVSFKVQAKGRPWPTTKEYMLKVASPETQKEIEGIEDESIKAQFEATRANFVLLPPVGQAVPTYVYALSPGELYTDDIKYVTLNLSNIEAYNTGNDTADPNFDLYFKEIVTGERYKIPVKDSVLLQPTDDGYSGDMRISYKGGDRVNRNGEIIEAGRGPELPLGEYQVEIDYKGDTGGDEEIAAMYDITTKQTFLVTTNQQARIREANIMAVYKQTFDLSGVGSGGTPKQELVDELNTMFPGEPFSTSTALKDSVTAYKQTKALFGIASKAVDPKFKLDEFLDDEALEEVPAYNYKLFASEEDLEEFFDDENNEEAENREKLVVIRGMIREVGEGSDLQAVVDTRTEPAIINGAVAYKGKDLAFVRGKLDIFGAKTKVSGYDTMPFFDTMFVKGDGTLSVASSGFVFHQGQWTLDFFNGFNKTVERQEDDDDDDDEDEEEEEEKKEEEAQNAKTNAEDDSLNGSLKWAVGGVGDRINPLRQVMIEQVYFNKHSLFAAPSFSISGFGFSFNDYILREEGISFGGSIKLKIIEGEIKNVVFNEKGFVGVDAGLKFELEQDLGLIGKKDDKKGKKDDDDGGGVSGELNVVHYVQKVEDISNQYGIKFKAELKNTIEIEAELAFKQVADGRVLPDVIAFSTTLGNPGILVAGQTYLTAVRGAVRELADTIAGGTSKDPFPLTVQAGVDMRFGMAPAYFFGAVDLTVKRTGIKIEGKLDFSTKGDPKKSDLIPMLSLALLEAQWVTPWFVRLAAEVDIGGWDVVIGKAGIFVGQNLEKNRIDFEGYMGAKIQIPSSVPIVGGLPLSSVFFGINNDKVWGSVGVLLITLGVTYYWGGGIEFGTSGEELPEGFIHMVIDDPERGPRLMVIGQGVETVATSWIDAEQPTQGIVYRNVAEGVNVIENGQANAGIGGITTKNGGRVHEIPMTGVSGNALIEVQYDQKEVPSLTLKDRNGKEYPLIMDNTNTNPNANAFTQIIPASESVDGVDLRKLYIIVPEAQAEAGGTWKLTSVTPVETRLLNVPTAPGLSDVEIIEDSTDANQFTASWKVQNAQPGDTVSLYLTAEPVTQTTGKLESGEEVLEPGEPGMLIAKDIPVVTSGSVSGSVTKGSLQVDVTKVSMMGEVEDIRGLLGQGKYYLRAELKSHAAYGTKTSTSTFQIIDPLAPQPVSDVAIEPAGNGLFSLSFKPAAKKEGHESFEHSYLIQALQEKDGKLQTYENFGDILFTADELAPYWNSKSGKYEGILIGGWTPTSTTDEINTDNLKGTTLDKQNVKYVGLLTGQEYIAAVSAVTKPTKQADKNENYHYAELTRSTKELLPIPKKPVLQVQSDSGKITVLPASRELLTGKTEQTLQLTSDQPNVEVEALYDEKSSGKAVLTNSGSGSKGTLKLDQLKSDGTYAIELVSRNTKTKDISVTMLYVTVDTIAPVLYIDQPLTGERTTNGKIKVVGKTSNDAELKVNGTRIEVAQDGSFEGSVAVGNSAATAMLEFAAEDGAGNKNAASVQITNDGFEAPAGLVLKELAAMKPGESASFQAYLKYVTGKDASGKPKFKEVAVAAGDKRLTYSVYRGEAVNVTDTGRVTSLQTGSSIIQAEYTVTEDVKLQTMSVATVDGLDSLTATSASIVNVGSKTKMTVADPGDMAGQQLVYKVFPQGTSVELPVYKQNLSQWSVLPTHGEIAANVGDTVLVAKRLTQSKEATALSSRVTAQVWAVSGPGVIGGGGGGGGGGSTTTTGPIEITVGGVKQKATRVGNEARIHLAAGAVTVKEATDLVIATSDATASSYDVQLDKSIVQQLGSKKSKLRIELPGATVELTPEQLAHVKDNLSMNIGASSTAETTGLLGLAGTLGATLLGNGQGVRITTNLPAQSLLPYVNAVVALPDQVRAEDVTAIVQRASNGSWTTLPWKLEQINGKTYAIVHVTGNGSLAFLSSTKTFQDVPASFWGQASIEAAAAKLFVLGKSADRFEPDSKITRAEYPTILLRVGGWMNRNAENSFTDVAAKDWYSRSVSIAAELGIVTGNADGSYAPNATISRMEAMAMVGRTLGALGLAEQLSADEADKILSEFKDGASIPAWARQSVALTIKQGIIRGENGSIMPQGDLTRAQAAAIAVRLDSFING, from the coding sequence ATGAAAAGAACGCTTGTCCTTTTGCTGGCCTTCGTCTTGACGATGACCGCCAATATAAGCGGCCTGCAGGCCGTTGCGGCAGCGGCTTCAGCGCCCGAGGTGACGGTGCTGCAGAATGACTTTGTGAAAGTAACGGTCAATAACAGTACGGGACGCTTCAGCATTCGTACCGTGGAAGGACAGCCGATCCGCAAGAAGGATCAGAACGTGGATATGCTGTTCCAGGGTGACAATCCTGAGACTTCGTTTACGACCTTCCGCATTGACGGAACGGACTATATCTTTGGTAATCCATACAAATTCGGGGCGAACTTCTTCTCTGAGATTACCGCTCCGGTGATCGTTAACAATACAGACGGCACTCGCCAGATCGAGACAGTCTGGAAGATCAAGGGTGTGGAGATCAAGCAGATTCTGCTGCTCTACTCCGACGCCTCGAATAAGAAAAATGCCGGTAACGTCAACATTCGCTACGAGGTGGTCAACCGCAGCGGAGCGAAGGTGGAACTGGGCAGCCGGATTCTGCTGGATACGATGGTGGCGGGCAATGACGGGCCACAGTTCCAGATTGGCACAGCCTACCGCGCGCCGCTGCTGGTAGAGCGCAAGCTGGTGCATGATCCGAAGGCGGAGCTGGGCGTGAAGGATGAGGATGTCAACTTCTACAAGCTGCCTCCTTATTGGGTCATGCGCGACCAACTGGATCTGTCCAATCCGCTGGCAACCAATGTAGTTGCTTATGGCTTCAATAATATTGCCGAGGCGAACATCAACCTTGTCGACGAGATGATCGTGGGACACTGGAATGGCCTGGCTAATACGAAGTGGGATTACAACATTAATTCCAATCTTGACTTCACCCGTGACACCAATGATTACGGCACGGCAGATTCGGCGGTAGCCTTCTATTGGAAGCCGAAGGCGCTGGATAATCAGAAGGTGCAGACCTTTGAGACCATCTATGGACTGGGCGAAATCATTGAACCCGACAAGATGTTCTCGATTCGCTACATCGATCCGGTGCAGCAGCTCGCTACACTGCAGGATAACAGCGATTATGTGAACGAAGGCATCTTCGACATTATTGCTGAGGTGGAGAATATCGCCTCCTACAATAAGGAGCATAGCAAAATCAGTGCCGAGCTGTCGCTGCAGAGCGGGCTGAACTTCGTCAAGGTGGACGAGGAAGGCAAAATTATTCGCGATGCAAATGGCAAGGCGCAGATCGAGGCCTTCCGCAGCAAGTCGCTGGAGTTCCTGAAGCCGGCCACGCCTGAGGAAGCGGCGCAGGGGATCGAGCCGAAGTATAAGCCGGGGGATACGATTACCGTATCGTTCAAGGTGCAGGCGAAGGGGCGTCCGTGGCCGACGACCAAAGAGTACATGCTCAAGGTAGCCAGCCCGGAGACGCAGAAGGAGATCGAGGGGATTGAGGATGAGAGCATCAAGGCTCAGTTCGAAGCCACGCGAGCGAATTTTGTATTGCTGCCGCCTGTGGGACAGGCCGTGCCAACGTATGTCTATGCGCTGTCGCCAGGCGAGCTGTACACGGATGACATCAAGTATGTCACCCTGAACCTGTCCAATATAGAAGCGTACAATACAGGCAATGACACGGCGGATCCGAACTTTGATCTGTACTTCAAGGAAATCGTGACAGGAGAGCGCTACAAAATTCCGGTCAAGGATTCCGTATTGCTCCAGCCGACTGATGACGGATATTCCGGGGATATGCGCATCTCTTACAAGGGCGGAGATCGGGTTAATCGCAACGGCGAGATTATCGAGGCCGGGCGCGGACCAGAGCTGCCACTGGGAGAATACCAGGTCGAGATAGACTACAAGGGCGATACGGGCGGCGACGAGGAAATTGCTGCGATGTATGACATCACGACCAAGCAGACCTTCCTGGTAACCACGAACCAGCAGGCGCGTATTCGGGAAGCGAACATTATGGCGGTCTACAAGCAGACCTTCGACCTGAGCGGTGTCGGAAGCGGCGGTACACCGAAGCAGGAGCTGGTGGATGAGCTGAACACGATGTTCCCTGGCGAGCCATTCAGTACGTCGACTGCGCTGAAGGACTCTGTGACGGCCTACAAGCAGACGAAGGCATTGTTTGGCATAGCGAGCAAGGCTGTCGATCCGAAGTTCAAGCTTGATGAATTCCTGGACGACGAAGCACTTGAGGAAGTTCCGGCCTACAATTACAAGCTGTTTGCTTCCGAGGAGGATCTGGAGGAGTTCTTTGACGACGAGAATAACGAGGAGGCGGAAAACCGCGAGAAGCTGGTTGTTATTCGCGGGATGATCCGCGAGGTCGGCGAAGGCTCTGATCTGCAGGCCGTTGTTGATACCCGCACCGAGCCGGCGATCATTAATGGCGCGGTAGCGTATAAGGGCAAAGACCTGGCCTTCGTGCGCGGCAAGCTGGATATTTTCGGCGCCAAGACCAAAGTCTCCGGCTATGACACGATGCCGTTCTTCGATACGATGTTCGTCAAGGGTGACGGCACGCTGAGCGTAGCCAGCAGCGGCTTCGTCTTCCATCAAGGCCAATGGACACTCGACTTCTTCAACGGCTTCAACAAGACGGTCGAGCGTCAAGAAGATGATGACGACGATGATGATGAAGATGAGGAAGAGGAAGAAGAGAAGAAGGAAGAGGAAGCGCAAAACGCCAAAACCAATGCAGAGGATGATTCCCTCAACGGCAGCCTGAAATGGGCAGTAGGCGGTGTAGGCGATCGCATTAACCCGCTGCGCCAGGTGATGATTGAGCAGGTGTACTTCAACAAGCACAGCCTGTTTGCAGCGCCAAGCTTCTCCATCTCTGGCTTTGGCTTCTCCTTCAACGACTATATTCTTCGTGAAGAGGGCATATCCTTCGGCGGCTCGATCAAGCTGAAAATTATAGAAGGCGAGATCAAAAATGTCGTCTTCAATGAGAAAGGCTTCGTTGGCGTCGATGCCGGGCTGAAGTTCGAGCTGGAGCAGGATCTTGGCTTGATCGGCAAGAAGGACGACAAGAAAGGCAAAAAGGACGACGATGATGGTGGCGGTGTGAGCGGCGAATTGAATGTCGTGCACTACGTCCAGAAAGTAGAGGATATTAGCAATCAGTACGGCATCAAGTTCAAAGCCGAGCTGAAAAATACGATTGAGATTGAGGCCGAGCTGGCCTTCAAGCAGGTGGCCGACGGCAGGGTGCTGCCGGATGTTATTGCCTTCAGCACGACGCTTGGCAATCCAGGTATTCTGGTAGCCGGGCAGACCTATCTGACGGCAGTGCGCGGAGCAGTGCGCGAGCTGGCGGACACGATTGCAGGCGGTACCAGCAAGGACCCTTTCCCGCTGACGGTGCAGGCGGGAGTGGATATGCGCTTTGGCATGGCGCCAGCGTATTTCTTTGGAGCTGTTGACCTGACCGTGAAGAGAACAGGCATCAAGATCGAAGGGAAGCTTGATTTCTCCACCAAGGGCGATCCGAAGAAGAGTGACCTCATACCGATGCTCAGCCTGGCGCTGCTGGAAGCTCAGTGGGTGACGCCATGGTTCGTTCGTCTCGCCGCAGAGGTAGATATTGGCGGCTGGGATGTCGTCATCGGCAAGGCTGGCATCTTCGTCGGTCAGAATCTGGAGAAGAACCGGATTGATTTTGAAGGATATATGGGCGCGAAGATTCAGATTCCTTCCAGTGTTCCAATCGTTGGTGGATTGCCGCTCTCCAGCGTGTTCTTCGGCATCAACAACGACAAGGTATGGGGCAGCGTTGGTGTGCTGCTGATCACGCTCGGCGTGACCTATTATTGGGGCGGTGGAATTGAATTCGGCACCTCCGGTGAGGAGCTGCCAGAAGGCTTCATTCATATGGTTATCGATGATCCGGAACGTGGCCCGCGTCTCATGGTAATCGGACAGGGCGTCGAGACGGTAGCCACCTCTTGGATTGATGCGGAACAGCCGACACAAGGCATTGTATACCGCAATGTAGCCGAAGGCGTGAACGTGATCGAGAACGGTCAGGCCAATGCAGGTATTGGCGGCATTACAACCAAGAACGGCGGCCGTGTTCATGAGATTCCGATGACGGGCGTGTCGGGCAATGCGTTGATTGAAGTGCAATATGATCAGAAGGAAGTACCGAGCCTGACACTGAAAGATCGTAATGGCAAGGAATATCCTCTCATCATGGATAACACGAATACGAACCCGAATGCCAATGCCTTTACTCAGATTATTCCTGCATCGGAATCGGTGGACGGCGTCGATCTGAGGAAGCTGTATATCATCGTTCCTGAGGCTCAAGCTGAAGCCGGCGGAACATGGAAGCTCACCTCGGTTACTCCAGTGGAGACACGGCTGCTTAACGTGCCGACCGCCCCAGGGCTTTCGGATGTGGAGATTATCGAGGACAGCACAGATGCGAATCAGTTCACGGCATCCTGGAAGGTGCAGAATGCCCAGCCTGGCGACACCGTCAGCTTGTATCTGACCGCTGAGCCGGTAACCCAGACGACAGGAAAGCTGGAGAGCGGCGAGGAGGTGCTGGAGCCGGGCGAGCCAGGTATGCTGATTGCCAAGGACATTCCGGTGGTCACGAGCGGTTCAGTGAGCGGTTCGGTTACAAAAGGCAGTCTGCAGGTCGATGTGACCAAAGTGAGCATGATGGGCGAGGTCGAAGATATTCGCGGTCTGCTCGGTCAAGGCAAATATTATCTGCGCGCAGAGCTGAAGTCTCATGCAGCATATGGAACCAAGACCTCGACGAGCACATTCCAGATCATCGATCCGCTGGCGCCACAGCCAGTGAGCGATGTCGCGATCGAGCCGGCAGGCAATGGATTGTTCTCGCTGTCCTTCAAGCCGGCGGCGAAGAAGGAAGGCCATGAGAGCTTCGAGCACAGCTATCTCATTCAGGCGCTGCAGGAGAAGGATGGCAAGCTGCAGACCTATGAGAACTTTGGCGATATTCTGTTCACTGCCGATGAGCTGGCGCCATATTGGAACAGCAAGAGCGGCAAGTATGAGGGGATTCTGATTGGTGGCTGGACGCCAACGTCCACAACGGATGAGATCAACACAGACAACCTCAAGGGCACGACGCTCGATAAGCAGAACGTGAAGTATGTTGGACTGCTTACGGGTCAGGAATACATTGCCGCAGTCTCGGCAGTCACCAAGCCGACCAAGCAAGCCGACAAAAATGAGAACTATCATTATGCGGAGCTGACGCGGAGCACCAAAGAGCTGCTGCCGATTCCGAAGAAGCCTGTCCTGCAGGTGCAATCCGACTCAGGCAAGATCACTGTGCTGCCAGCATCGAGAGAGCTGCTGACAGGCAAGACCGAGCAAACGCTGCAGCTCACCTCCGATCAGCCTAACGTTGAGGTTGAAGCCTTGTATGACGAGAAGTCGAGTGGCAAGGCGGTACTGACCAACAGCGGCAGCGGCAGCAAGGGCACGCTGAAGCTGGACCAACTGAAAAGTGATGGCACGTATGCTATTGAACTGGTCTCCAGAAACACGAAGACCAAGGATATTTCGGTGACGATGCTGTATGTGACCGTAGACACGATCGCTCCGGTGCTGTATATCGATCAGCCGTTGACGGGCGAGCGGACGACGAATGGCAAGATCAAGGTCGTTGGCAAAACATCCAATGATGCGGAATTAAAAGTGAATGGCACTCGCATTGAAGTAGCGCAGGACGGCAGCTTTGAGGGCAGTGTAGCTGTGGGCAACAGTGCAGCGACAGCCATGCTGGAATTCGCAGCGGAGGACGGCGCAGGCAATAAGAATGCGGCAAGCGTCCAGATTACCAATGACGGCTTCGAAGCACCTGCAGGCTTGGTGCTGAAGGAGCTGGCGGCGATGAAGCCGGGCGAGAGCGCAAGCTTCCAGGCCTATCTCAAGTATGTGACAGGCAAGGATGCAAGCGGCAAGCCGAAGTTTAAGGAGGTTGCAGTAGCAGCCGGAGACAAGCGCCTGACCTACTCGGTATATCGTGGCGAAGCGGTCAATGTAACCGACACCGGACGTGTTACCAGTCTGCAGACGGGCTCGTCGATTATCCAGGCAGAGTATACGGTAACGGAGGATGTGAAGCTGCAGACGATGTCTGTCGCTACGGTGGACGGACTGGACAGCTTGACAGCAACATCTGCGTCCATTGTCAATGTAGGCAGCAAGACGAAGATGACGGTAGCCGATCCGGGCGATATGGCCGGTCAGCAGCTCGTGTACAAGGTGTTCCCGCAGGGGACATCGGTAGAGCTGCCCGTCTACAAGCAAAATCTGAGCCAATGGAGCGTCCTGCCAACCCATGGCGAGATCGCAGCCAATGTAGGGGATACCGTACTTGTCGCGAAGCGCCTGACGCAATCGAAGGAAGCGACAGCACTGTCCTCCAGAGTAACGGCACAGGTATGGGCAGTATCCGGCCCTGGCGTCATCGGCGGCGGTGGCGGTGGTGGTGGTGGTGGAAGCACCACAACAACTGGCCCGATCGAGATTACCGTCGGCGGAGTGAAGCAGAAGGCAACACGGGTCGGCAATGAAGCGCGCATCCATCTTGCTGCAGGAGCAGTAACGGTGAAGGAGGCGACCGATCTGGTCATTGCTACCAGCGATGCGACGGCCTCCAGCTATGATGTTCAACTGGACAAGTCGATCGTGCAGCAGCTTGGCAGCAAGAAGAGCAAGCTGCGCATCGAATTGCCAGGAGCGACGGTGGAGCTGACTCCGGAGCAACTGGCTCATGTGAAGGATAACTTGAGCATGAACATCGGCGCTAGCAGCACAGCAGAGACAACAGGGCTGCTAGGGCTGGCGGGTACACTGGGCGCAACGCTGCTTGGCAATGGTCAAGGCGTGCGTATCACAACGAACCTGCCGGCGCAAAGCCTGCTCCCTTATGTGAATGCTGTGGTAGCCTTGCCTGATCAGGTTCGCGCGGAGGATGTGACCGCGATTGTACAGCGTGCAAGCAATGGAAGCTGGACAACCCTTCCATGGAAGCTGGAGCAGATAAACGGCAAGACCTATGCGATTGTTCATGTGACAGGCAATGGCAGCCTGGCCTTCCTGAGCAGCACGAAGACATTCCAGGATGTACCGGCGAGCTTCTGGGGACAAGCCAGCATCGAGGCAGCAGCAGCCAAGCTGTTCGTGCTCGGCAAGAGCGCAGACCGCTTTGAACCGGACAGCAAAATTACGAGAGCCGAGTATCCAACGATTCTGCTGCGTGTAGGCGGCTGGATGAATCGGAATGCAGAGAACAGCTTTACGGATGTGGCGGCGAAGGACTGGTATAGCCGCAGCGTCTCGATCGCAGCAGAGCTGGGCATCGTCACTGGCAATGCAGATGGAAGCTATGCGCCGAACGCGACGATCTCCCGCATGGAGGCGATGGCGATGGTAGGCAGAACGCTAGGTGCGCTAGGCCTGGCAGAGCAGCTAAGCGCCGACGAGGCGGACAAGATTCTGAGCGAATTCAAGGATGGAGCATCCATCCCGGCATGGGCAAGACAATCGGTGGCCTTGACGATCAAGCAAGGCATTATCCGCGGTGAGAATGGCAGCATTATGCCGCAGGGCGATCTGACAAGGGCGCAAGCCGCAGCAATTGCCGTGCGCCTCGATAGCTTCATCAACGGATAA